The following is a genomic window from Pirellulales bacterium.
ATCGGCCAGGGCAGCGATTTCTTGCTCGTCGAATTCGCGGCGCGGTTGAAATGGATTGCGTTCGATGTCGTGGACGCTGATCGTTAGCTGGCCATTGCCGGCGCTTTCACTGCTAGCATTCGCGGACGCGCCGCCGTCGGCGGCCGAATCGTCGGACGGAACGTGCAATGCGAGATGATCGGTGCGTTGCGGTTCGGCATAGGAACGGCCCAACAAGGCTTCCAAGCCCCGGCCGAGACGTCGTTCTTTACTCATGGTCCAGTACCTCCATGCAAAGCTCGACGTAGGCATAGGCACCGCGGCTCCGCGGGGCATAGTCCAAGACGGGCTTTCCGTGGCTAGGGGCCTCGGAGACCGCTACGTCGCGAGGGATGATAGTGAAATACACAATTTCTCCGAAGAAATCGCGAACCTCTTGTTCCACTTCGTGGGTCAGCTCCAAGGTGTGGTCATACATCGTCAGAACAATGCCACCGAATTGAAGCCGGCCTGGCTGCTCGCTCATTACTCGCCGAATGACTTCGATCATTTGAGCCAATCCCTCCATCGCAAAATACTCGCATTGGATCGGCATAATCACTTCAGTGGAGTTGGCCAGCGCCATGCGCGTGAGCTGCCCGAGGGAGGGCGGGCAATCGATCAATACGAAATCGTAGCCGCTCATTCCGGTCGCCAAATGCATTCGCAATGTGGCGGCGTCGTCTTCCGCCGCCTGGGCTAATGCCTCGATATCCTTGAAGCTGCGGCTGCCAGGGAGAAGTTCCAGGCCGTCAATCCTTGTCCGACAAAGTGACTCTCGCAGCGGCAGACGTGAGACGAGCGGGTGATGATCGGTCGGACGTTCACCCAGGCCCGTCGTCGCATTGCACTGCGGATCGAGATCGATCAGCAGAGTGCGCGAACCGGCCTTGGCCAATCCAGCCGCCAGATTGACGGCCGTGGTCGTCTTGCCGACGCCTCCTTTTTGATTGGCGATGCACAAGATGCGGCCCA
Proteins encoded in this region:
- a CDS encoding ParA family protein; the encoded protein is MGRILCIANQKGGVGKTTTAVNLAAGLAKAGSRTLLIDLDPQCNATTGLGERPTDHHPLVSRLPLRESLCRTRIDGLELLPGSRSFKDIEALAQAAEDDAATLRMHLATGMSGYDFVLIDCPPSLGQLTRMALANSTEVIMPIQCEYFAMEGLAQMIEVIRRVMSEQPGRLQFGGIVLTMYDHTLELTHEVEQEVRDFFGEIVYFTIIPRDVAVSEAPSHGKPVLDYAPRSRGAYAYVELCMEVLDHE